The following proteins are encoded in a genomic region of Chroicocephalus ridibundus chromosome 29, bChrRid1.1, whole genome shotgun sequence:
- the OLFM2 gene encoding noelin-2 isoform X3 gives MEKVQNISQSMEVLDLRTYRDLQYVRNTESLMKGLDSRLKVAAESQKSLNAKSFQELKDKMTELLPLLPVLDQYKSDTRLIVHLKEEVRNLSGSLLAIQEEMGAYDYEELQQRVLMLEARLHACMQKLGCGKLTGVSNPITIRASGSRFGSWMTDTMTPSADTRVWYMDGYYKGRRVLEFRTLNDFVTGQNFVQHLLPHPWAGTGHVVFNGSLYYNKYQSNIAVKYHFRSRSVLVQRSLAGAGYNNTFPYSWGGFSDIDFMVDENGLWAVYTTNQNAGNIVVSRVDPQTLEVLRSWDTGYPKRSAGESFMICGTLYVTNSHLAGAKIYFAYYTNTSSYEYTDIPFHNQYSHISMLDYNPRERVLYTWNNGHQVIYNVTLFHVIKTSGEL, from the exons GTGCAGAACATCTCCCAGTCCATGGAGGTGTTGGACCTCCGGACCTACCGGGACCTCCAGTACGTGCGCAACACCGAGTCCCTGATGAAGGGCTTGGACTCCAGGCTGAAGGTGGCTGCTGAGAGCCAGAAGAGCCTCAACGCCAAGAGCTTCCAG GAGCTCAAGGACAAGATGacggagctgctgccgctgctgcccgtCCTGGATCAGTACAAGTCGGACACGCGGCTGATCGTGCACctgaaggaggaggtgaggaaCCTCTCCGGGAGCTTGCTGGCCATCCAGGAGGAGATGGGCGCCTACGACTACGAGGAGCTGCAGCAGCGGGTGCTGATGCTGGAGGCACGGCTGCACGCCTGCATGCAAAAACTGG GTTGCGGGAAGCTGACGGGCGTCAGCAACCCCATCACCATCCGAGCGTCGGGCTCCCGCTTCGGCTCGTGGATGACCGACACGATGACGCCCAGCGCCGACACCCGG GTGTGGTACATGGACGGTTACTACAAGGGCCGGCGCGTCTTGGAGTTTCGGACCTTGAACGACTTTGTGACGGGGCAGAACTTcgtgcagcacctcctgccgcatCCCTGGGCCGGCACGGGCCACGTCGTCTTCAACGGGTCCCTCTACTACAACAAATACCAGAGTAACATCGCGGTGAAATACCATTTTCGCTCCCGCAGCGTCTTGGTGCAGCGCAGCCTGGCCGGCGCCGGCTACAACAACACCTTCCCCTATTCTTGGGGGGGTTTCTCCGACATCGACTTCATGGTGGACGAGAACGGGCTGTGGGCCGTCTACACCACCAACCAAAACGCCGGCAACATCGTGGTGAGCCGGGTGGACCCCCAGACGCTGGAGGTCCTGCGGAGCTGGGACACGGGATACCCCAAACGCAGCGCCGGGGAGTCCTTCATGATCTGCGGCACCCTCTACGTCACCAACTCCCACCTTGCCGGCGCCAAGATCTATTTTGCCTACTACACAAACACTTCCAGCTACGAATACACGGATATTCCCTTCCACAACCAGTATTCCCACATATCCATGCTGGACTACAACCCGCGGGAGAGGGTGCTCTACACCTGGAACAACGGCCACCAGGTCATCTACAACGTCACGCTCTTCCACGTCATAAAGACGTCGGGCGAGCTGTGA